In the Sarcophilus harrisii chromosome 1, mSarHar1.11, whole genome shotgun sequence genome, one interval contains:
- the LOC116419578 gene encoding zinc finger protein 688-like, which produces MSGAGQGLVSFADVAVYFSPDAWGRLRPAQRALYRDVMRETYGHLGALGFPGPKPTLISWIVQEPEVWGPDARDPEEERGRLHSI; this is translated from the exons ATGAGCGGGGCCGGGCAGGGCCTCGTGAGCTTCGCCGATGTGGCCGTGTACTTCTCCCCGGACGCTTGGGGACGGCTGCGCCCCGCGCAGAGGGCCCTCTACAGGGACGTCATGCGGGAGACCTACGGCCACCTGGGTGCCCTGG GTTTCCCAGGCCCCAAACCCACCCTCATCTCTTGGATAGTGCAAGAGCCAGAGGTCTGGGGTCCGGATGCCCGGGACCccgaggaggaaagggggagactACACAG CATCTGA
- the LOC116419989 gene encoding LOW QUALITY PROTEIN: zinc finger protein 689-like (The sequence of the model RefSeq protein was modified relative to this genomic sequence to represent the inferred CDS: deleted 3 bases in 2 codons; substituted 1 base at 1 genomic stop codon), producing the protein MRLHQCIPSLKKPYPCPKCGCHFAFPSLLESHLCVHSGEHPFVCTQCGAQFSQXKNLTQHQFIHSQGEKPFLCPDCGCCFRQSGSLAIHQCTHTEGKPFSCPDCGHSFAYPSQLDSHLRVHTGERPYACTHCGARFSQRNNLVQHQFLHTGEKPYPCPNYGRCFRQNGSLVVHCQAHTGNKLYPCSDWAAIRLFLPLGDPSVANPHSHQHVYSGERPYPCVQCGARFARRENLVQHQLIHTGEKPYSCPECGVCFTYSSLLVSHRRIHSDERPFPCTECGKCFKRKYSLEAHMWIHQSGTERMQNGRTGV; encoded by the exons ATGAG ACTCCACCAGTGTATCCCCAGTCTGAAGAAGCCCTACCCT TGTCCTAAATGTGGATgccattttgcttttccttctctgcTGGAGAGTCACTTGTGTGTACACTCTGGAGAACATCCTTTTGTCTGTACACAATGTGGGGCACAATTTTCACAATGAAAAAACCTCACCCAACACcaattcatccattca caagGGGAGAAGCCCTTTCTGTGCCCAGACTGTGGGTGTTGTTTCCGGCAAAGTGGGTCCCTGGCCATCCACCAATGCACACATACAGAGGGAAAACCATTCTCCTGTCCTGACTGTGGGCACAGCTTTGCCTATCCCTCTCAGCTTGATAGCCACCTACGGGTACATACAGGAGAACGACCCTATGCCTGTACTCATTGTGGAGCGAGGTTTTCCCAAAGGAATAACCTTGTGCAGCACCAGTTCCTCCACACGGGTGAGAAGCCCTATCCATGTCCTAACTATGGGCGATGTTTCCGCCAGAATGGATCCCTAGTGGTCCACTGTCAGGCACACACAGGTAATAAACTGTACCCCTGTTCTGACTGGGCAGCAATTCGCTTATTCCTCCCTCTTGGTGATCCATCGGTGGCGAACCCACACAG TCACCAACATGTGTACTCCGGGGAACGTCCCTACCCCTGTGTTCAGTGTGGGGCACGCTTTGCCCGCCGGGAGAATCTTGTCCAGCACCAGCTCATTCACACGGGTGAGAAGCCCTATTCTTGTCCTGAGTGTGGGGTCTGTTTCACCTATTCCTCTTTACTAGTCAGCCACCGGAGGATTCATTCTGATGAGCGTCCTTTCCCCTGCACGGAGTGCGGGAAGTGTTTTAAGCGCAAGTACTCTCTTGAAGCACATATGTGGATCCACCAGTCTGGCACTGAGAGGATGCAGAATGGGAGAACAGGGGTGTAG